In Halanaeroarchaeum sp. HSR-CO, one DNA window encodes the following:
- the psmA gene encoding archaeal proteasome endopeptidase complex subunit alpha produces MQGQQQQAYDRGITIFSPDGRLYQVEYAREAVKRGTTSIGVRTAEGVVLVVDKRSRSPLMEPESIEKLHKVADHVAIASAGHVADARQLIDFARRRAQVEELRYEEPMDVEALTKAVTDNIQQYTQVGGARPFGAALLIAGVSDGVPRLFETDPSGTSNEWKAVAIGADRSDTQSFLEEEWHDDLTLEEGIELGVRALAHLREDSLEASGVGVGTVSVEDPVYDELSNEDLQEYLDDLDEVTEHEDEDEDESE; encoded by the coding sequence ATGCAGGGCCAACAGCAGCAGGCCTACGACCGGGGGATCACCATCTTCTCCCCGGACGGTCGCCTCTACCAAGTCGAGTACGCACGAGAAGCAGTCAAACGCGGGACGACGAGCATCGGCGTCCGGACGGCGGAGGGCGTCGTCCTCGTCGTCGATAAGCGCTCGCGGTCCCCCCTGATGGAACCGGAGAGCATCGAGAAATTACACAAGGTCGCCGACCACGTCGCCATCGCCAGCGCCGGCCACGTCGCCGACGCCAGGCAACTCATCGACTTCGCCCGCCGTCGGGCCCAGGTCGAGGAACTCCGCTACGAGGAGCCGATGGACGTGGAGGCGTTGACGAAGGCCGTCACCGACAACATCCAGCAGTATACGCAGGTGGGTGGCGCCCGGCCGTTCGGTGCGGCCTTGCTCATCGCTGGCGTCTCGGATGGCGTTCCCCGACTGTTCGAGACCGACCCGAGTGGCACATCGAACGAGTGGAAGGCTGTCGCCATCGGCGCGGACCGCTCGGATACCCAGTCTTTCCTCGAGGAGGAGTGGCACGACGATCTCACACTCGAGGAGGGCATCGAACTCGGTGTCCGCGCACTCGCGCATCTCCGCGAGGACTCCCTCGAGGCGTCGGGCGTCGGCGTGGGGACCGTCTCGGTCGAGGACCCCGTCTACGACGAACTATCGAACGAGGACCTCCAGGAGTACCTGGACGACCTCGACGAAGTCACCGAACACGAGGACGAGGACGAGGACGAATCGGAATGA